A segment of the Bacteroidota bacterium genome:
AGGTGCGCGACTTTGAGCTGGAAAATGTGGATGGCAAGCTGGTGAAGCTGGCCGACTATGGCGACAAGAAGGCCCTGGTCGTGATCTTTACCTGCAACCACTGCCCCTACTCCAAGGCATACGAAAATCGGATTATCCAGCTACAGAAAGAATATGGAGAGGTGGCACCCGTGCTCGCTATCAACCCAAACGCCCCAACGGTGGAGGATGATAGCTACGAACAGATGAAGACACGTGCCAGGGAAAAAGGCTTCACCTTCCCCTACCTGCTGGACGCAGACCAGGCTGTCGCACAGCGTTTTGGCGCAGAGCGTACCCCCCACACCTACCTGCTGAAGCGGGTGGGAAAAGAGTGGGTAGTGGCCTACACCGGTGCGATAGATGACAACGCCGGAGATGAGGAAGGTGTGCAAAAAACCTACCTGGCCGATGCCATAGAGGCCGTAGCCGCCGGAAAAGCACCCGAGCAACCTAACACAAAAGCCATAGGCTGCACCATAAAGTGGCAGTAGGCTCTGCCTAATTTGTGTACAAATGCAAAAGGGGGCGCAGGCTCCCTTTTTTGTGTTTCTAGCTGGTAGCAGGCCAATGCTGGGCGTGCCGAAGACAGGCGGTAGCGCATGCCTACACAACCTGGCCAACGGAGTTTGTACGCTATTCGTATATTTACGCTAGTGGCAAAGAAAATCGCTCCCCCCAAGTCTACTCCTGTTTTCCGCGAGCGGCGCTCCTGGTCAGGTGTTAGTGGTTTTTTTCAGCAGCGGCCCCGCCTGGCGCGTGTGTTTATGCTGGTGGCCTTTGTGCTCGCTGTGGCCCTCATTTTTCCCCGCTATGGCTACCTTGGGCACGACTACAGCCTGGGCAAGCCCTGGCAGGAAGAGGATCTGATAGCGCCTTTTGACTTTGCCATTATGAAAAGCCCCCGCGTGCTGAATCAGGAAAGGCAGCAGGCGCTAGCCGGTGCATATGCCGTATTTCTGCTAAATCAGCCCCAGCTGGCAGAGAACCGTGCCCGGCTTGAAAATTACTTCGACCAGGCAGCCCAGATCAACATACAGGCACTGGAGCGAGGGCCCGACTCCATTCGATACCGCATTCAGCGCGAGCTGCGAAACCTGCGCCCGCATACCAATGCCAATACCCTGGTGCTGGTGCAACACCAGTATGGGGGGCTGCCAGCACTAAAGAAACGAGCGCTGGAGATCTATGACCGAATCTACCAGCTGGGTTATATAGACAGGAGCCCCGACGAAATACAAAGCCCCATGGTGAGCCTGCGCAGTACTGTAAGCCAGGAGATGGTGCTGGACAAGAAAGCACTGATAAGCCCGGCCAGCCTGCCCCTGCTGCTACAGCAGGAGACCCAGAACCTGAGTGCCCACGCGGCCGAACTGGTGCGCAATGCCCTGGCCAAGTGGGCCGAGCCTAATTACCTGTTCGACCTGCACCTGACACAGGAGGAGCAGGCCAATGCTCTCCGCTACGTAAGCCCCATCTCAGGAAAAATAGAGAAAGGACGGGTGATTATACGCCACGGAGAAATTGTAACCCCTACTGTAGACCGGCAGATACGCAGCCTGTATGACGTGAAGTACCACAAAATGGACTTTGCCAACTATCTGGCTACCCTGCTGGGCCAGATTATCCTGCTCAGCCTCCTGGCGGCTATTATGATCTTCTTCCTGCGCATCAACCGCCGAGAGATACACCGACGCACCAAGCGGGTAAGCATGATTTTCTTCATCTTCTTCCTCATGGTGCTGATCCTGTCGGCCATGAATGGCATGTCCGCCTACATAAGCGATACGTACGAAATCAACCTGCTGTACCTGGTGCCCCTTAGCATGGCAGCCATCATGCTTACCGTTTTTTTCGACGATCGGGTAGGCTTTCTGGGCAATATCCTGATAGCCAGCATGGCGGCTATTGCAAACCACAACAACTTCGAGATCTTCTTCGTCCAGTTCATAGCCGGCTCGGTAGCCGTATTCAACCTGAAGTTCCTGCGCAAGCGCCAGCAGTTCTTCCTCACCACCGGCTGGCTACTGCTGGCCTACACGTCTGCCTACCTGGCTTATCAGATCTATTTGAAGAGTGGGTTTAGCTCGGTAAACTACCAGAACCTGGTGCTCTTTGTGGTCAATGCCTTTTTTACCCTGGCTACCTATCCGGTCATCTACATCTTCGAGCGGCTATTCAACCTGTCGAGCGACCTCACGTACATGGAGCTGCTGGATACGGACCACCCCCTGCTGAAAGACCTGGCCATAAAGGCCCCCGGCACCTACCAGCACAGCCTGCAGGTGGCCAACCTATCCGAAGAGGCGGCCAAGAAAATTGGCGCAAATGCCCTACAAGTGCATGCCGCTGCCCTGTTTCACGACATAGGCAAAATCTATCAGCCCGAGTACTATACCGAGAACAAGGGCAGCGGCCCCAGCCCACACACCTTCCTGGAGCCACGGCAGAGTGCACAGATCATCATTAGCCACGTAACCCTGGGCGAAACCCTGGCCCGCGACTACCGCCTGCCCGAGGAGATGATCGACTTCATCCGCACCCACCATGGCTACAGCCGGGTAGAGTTTTTCTACCACAAATACATGAAAGACAACCCCGAGCAGCGGGGAAACAAAGTAATAGAGCGAGAGTTTCGTTATCCTGGCCCCCTGCCTACTACAAAGGAGCAAGCCATTGTGATGATAGCCGATAGCTGCGAGGCCGCCGCCCGTAGCCTGGATAACCCCACCAAGGAGGCGCTGGAAGAGATGATAGAGCGCATAGTGAACAGCAAGATAAACGACAACCAGCTGATACTGGCCAAGATAACCTTTAGAGATCTGACGATCATCAAGCGGGAGATCCTGCGCATTCTATCCAGCGTGTATCACCACCGGGTGAAGTACCCCGACCAGCAGCCTGCCGAGCAACCTGCCTAGGCCAGATCCTCTCGCGCTTACCAGCCCCCCCACGCCCATGCCCCATTCCGGCCCCAAGGCAGCGTATGCCGCACTCGTGCAGCCAGACACCCTCCTCTTTATGCAGCCACGCTGGCTGGACGCGGTGTGCCAGTGGGAGGCTGTGGTGGCTAAGGACAAAGGGGGGATGGCAGGCCTGGCCGTGCCCCGCATGCGCCGCTGGGGGCTGAGCCAGGCCGACAGGCCGCCGTTTACCCCCTACCTGGCCCCCGTCTTTCAGCCTGCCGATGGCACAGAAGCCAGCCGTGCATCCCGGTGCCAGGCCCAGCTGGTGCTGCAGCTGCTCAGCCAGCTCCCCCCCCGCGCCCGCTATCAGTTTCTGTTGCCCCCGGGCATGCCTGGCCTGGCCTTTCACCACGCCGGCTTTGGGCTCCACACCCGCTATACCTACCGGCTGAGCCTACAGGTGCCCGAGGCGCAACTGTGGAGCCAGCTGAAGAGCGAGCTGCGTACCCAGATACGCAAGGCTGAGCGCCAGCACCTGCTGCTGAATGTGGAGCCCAATCTTGCCGATTTTGGGGCACTGCTACAGGCATCGGATAATGCGGTGGCCGAGAAGGCGCGTGCCCTGCTGCCTGCCCGTGTGCTGGCGCTGCCAGGCGTGCACCGGCTGCTGATGGCCTACGATGCCCTGGGCACCCCCACTGCCTGTGTGCTACTGGTGCACGATGCCCATACGGTGTACCTGAACTACAGCTGTATCCGCAGCGCGCGGCAGGATACGGGCGTAAACGCCTGGCTACACTGGCAGGCCATACGCTGGGCGCAGGCTGCGGGCTATGCGTACTTCGACTTTGAGGGTAGCATGCTGCCTGCCGTAGGCCGCTTTTACGCACAGTTTGGGGGCGAACTGTGCCCCTACCTGCTTGCCACCCGGGCGGCGCACCCCCTTATGCGCCTGCGGCAGGCACTGGCTATACTGGGTGTGTAGGCCTGCGGTGCCTACAGGATGTAATGGCTCAGATCTTTCTGCTGCATTAGCCTGTCCAGTTTGGCTGCCACAAAGCCCGCATCGATGGTAAACGCGGGCGTGGGATCCAGGTCGGGCACCTGAAATAGAATGTCGTCCAGCAGGTTGCTCATCATGGTGTGCAGGCGGCGTGCACCGATGTTTTCCACCTCCTGGTTTACCTGAAAGGCAAAGCGAGCCAGGGCCTCGATGGCATCGGGCTGAAAGCGAATGCTCACCCCCTCGCTCTGCAGCAGTGCCTGATACTGCCGGGTGAGGGCATTCTGCGGCTGCGTCAGGATCTGCACAAAGTCTGCCTCTGTCAGGCTCTCCAGCTCTACACGTATCGGCAGGCGGCCCTGTAGCTCGGGTATCATGTCCGAGGGTTTGCTTACATGGAATGCCCCTGCTGCGATAAACAAGATATGGTCGGTATGCACGGTGCCATACTTGGTGTTCACCGCCGATCCTTCAATGATGGGCAGCAAATCTCGCTGCACTCCCTCGCGCGATACATCGGGGCCACCCCCACGTGCACCGCCTCCGGCCACCACTTTGTCTATCTCGTCTATAAAAATAATGCCACTGTTCTCAGCCCGCGCAATAGCCGTGCGCTGCACGCTTTCCATGTCTATCAGTTCCTGGGCCTGCTCCTCTGTCAGCAGCTGGCGGGCCTCTGCGATAGGCACTTTGCGTAGCTGTGTTTTTCGGGGCATCATATTGCTCAGCATATCCTGCAGGCCATCCAGGCCCTCCACTGCCCCGCCCCCCATGATCTGCACCTGGGGTTGTGGTGCCTTCAGCTCTATCTCTATCTCGCGGGTGTCCAGCTCGCCTTGTCGCAGCTTTTCTCGAAACTTTTCGCGCGTTCGTTCATTCAGCTCTGCATCACTGGCCCGGCCGGGATCAAAGGCGCGATCGGCAGGCTGGGTAAGCCCTATGCTTGGCCCCGTGGGGCGCATGGGGGGGATCAGCTTGTCCAGGATGATTTCTTCGGCCAGCGTGGCGGCTTTTTCGCGGCATTTGGCCTTTTCCTCTTCGCGCACCATGTTTATGGAGAACTCCACCAGGTCGCGCACCATGCTCTCCACATCCCGGCCCACATAGCCCACTTCGGTAAACTTGCTGGCCTCCACCTTGATAAAAGGTGCCTGGGCCAGCTGTGCCAGCCTGCGGGCTATCTCGGTCTTGCCCACGCCAGTGGCGCCTATCATCAGGATGTTGTTGGGCATAATCTCGCGCTGCAGCTCTGCCGGTGCCTGCATACGGCGCCAGCGGTTTCGCAGGGCAATGGCCACCGCCTTCTTGGCCGCCTTCTGGCCAATGATGAAGCGGTCCAGCTCGGCCACAATGTGGCTGGGTGTTAGTGCCTTATCCATTCTGGCAGCAGGTTGTTCAGCCAGGCAGGGTGCCCAGCAGGGTGTCTATCACTTCCAGGCCTTTGTCCAGGTCTTCGCGGGTGATGGTGAGGGTGGGGCGGAAGCGGATGCTGCGATCGGCGCAGCCCAGAAACAGTACATTGTGCTGCATGCCCTGGGTGATGAACTGATCTCGCAGGTGGCGATTCGGCAGGTCGAAGGCCACGATCAGCCCACGGCCTCGCACATTGGTTACCCCCTTGTGCCTGGCGGCCAGTAGCTGCAGTTGGTCCGTAAAGTATTGGCCCTGTAGTGCCACGTGGTCCAGCACCTGGTCTGCTTCCATTACCTTCAGGATCTGCGAGGCCCGCACCATGTCTACCAGATTGCCCCCCCAAGTAGAGTTGATGCGGCTGGGCACGCGGAATACGTTGGTCTCCACCTCGTCCACCCTGGGGCCTGCCAGTATGCCACATACCTGCATCTTTTTGCCAAAAGAAATGATGTCTGGCCGTGCATTGGGGCCAAAGTGCTGATGCGCCCAGAATTTTCCGGTGGCACCCATCCCCATTTGTACCTCGTCGTAGATCAGCAGTGCCTCGTTCTCGTCGCACAGGCGGCGCAGCTGCTCCATGTACACCGTGCGGAAGTGGTTGTCTCCCCCCTCGCCCTGTATCGGCTCTATGATTACGGCCGCAATCTCGTCTTTGTATTCACGGAAGGCCCGCTCTATCTGGCGGAGGCTCAGGGCTTCGGCCTTGGCTACGTCTGCCAGGCTGGCCTCGTCCAGGGGGAAGCGCAGCTTGGGGTTCAGCACCCGGGGCCAGTCAAATTTGGCAAAGTACTTTACCTTCGTTGGGTCGGTATTGGTTACGCTCATGGTGTAGCCCGAGCGGCCGTGGAAGGCCTCGCGGAAGTGCAGGATGCGCGTTCCTTTCTCGTAGGTGTAGCCTTTTTCAAAGTTCTTTTGCACCTTCCAGTCCATCGCCACTTTCATGGCGTTCTCCACCGCCAGTGCACCCCCGGCTACAAAAAAAGCATGGGGCAGGTAGTCGGGGATGCCTACCCGGCCAAAGGTTTCCACAAAGTCTGCATACTGCTCGGTATACACATCGCTGTTGCTGGGGTTGCCCAGGGCTGCAAGCAGCAGGTTGTCCATGAAGGCTTTGTCCTCCTTCAGCCCAGGATGGTTGTAGCCCAGGGGAATGGTGGCAAAACAGGTGAAGAAATCGAGCAACTCGCGCTGGCCCAGCGAGTCATACACATAGGAACCATGGCTGCGCTCCAGGTCCATTACGATATTCATGCCATCTGCCAGTATATGGCTACCTAACACTTTCTTTACTTCAGCTGGATTCATACCTGTTTTTACCATGTTTTCTCAAAGTTACGTAAACAAAAATAAGCCAAAAAGGGCCAAATGCCATACCGGCTTTTTTTCGTGCACCGCCCTTCTCCATAGATTTGGCGGGCCCATTAGTGGAATTTAGGCTGAAGAGCAGGTTCGCTAGTGCCTTTTTTAACAGCAGGCAATCTGTTTTTCAAAAAAAATATTTCTGCTTTCTCACTCCGGCACCTTGCCTGGGTTCAGGGGGCGCTAGCGAGGGGTAGGTTTTGTGCTTGCTTGGCATACGTAGCCTTTGGTCTGGCCAACGGATGGGTTAATCGAATAAAATAACAAAAGCTGTATTTTCAGCCCATATTCGTATCACTGACTCGGTACCTGCGGAGATCAACAATAACGCAACAACTACTCTACTGTCTGGAAGTGTAAGATAAGTCCGTAAACCTGGTTTGCGGACTTTCTTTTTGCGGCAATTGCCGGCAAGGTAGCGCTTTATACTTCAGAGCCCGTGTGCCACCCGCGTGCTCATTGTCTCGCATGTTTACCAGGACTGCAGGTAGAATACCACGCGTCGGTTTTGCTGTCTTTCT
Coding sequences within it:
- a CDS encoding thioredoxin family protein; this encodes MKTLILMIAAMGALAYAGPGKGYQVGDKVRDFELENVDGKLVKLADYGDKKALVVIFTCNHCPYSKAYENRIIQLQKEYGEVAPVLAINPNAPTVEDDSYEQMKTRAREKGFTFPYLLDADQAVAQRFGAERTPHTYLLKRVGKEWVVAYTGAIDDNAGDEEGVQKTYLADAIEAVAAGKAPEQPNTKAIGCTIKWQ
- a CDS encoding HDIG domain-containing protein, producing MAKKIAPPKSTPVFRERRSWSGVSGFFQQRPRLARVFMLVAFVLAVALIFPRYGYLGHDYSLGKPWQEEDLIAPFDFAIMKSPRVLNQERQQALAGAYAVFLLNQPQLAENRARLENYFDQAAQINIQALERGPDSIRYRIQRELRNLRPHTNANTLVLVQHQYGGLPALKKRALEIYDRIYQLGYIDRSPDEIQSPMVSLRSTVSQEMVLDKKALISPASLPLLLQQETQNLSAHAAELVRNALAKWAEPNYLFDLHLTQEEQANALRYVSPISGKIEKGRVIIRHGEIVTPTVDRQIRSLYDVKYHKMDFANYLATLLGQIILLSLLAAIMIFFLRINRREIHRRTKRVSMIFFIFFLMVLILSAMNGMSAYISDTYEINLLYLVPLSMAAIMLTVFFDDRVGFLGNILIASMAAIANHNNFEIFFVQFIAGSVAVFNLKFLRKRQQFFLTTGWLLLAYTSAYLAYQIYLKSGFSSVNYQNLVLFVVNAFFTLATYPVIYIFERLFNLSSDLTYMELLDTDHPLLKDLAIKAPGTYQHSLQVANLSEEAAKKIGANALQVHAAALFHDIGKIYQPEYYTENKGSGPSPHTFLEPRQSAQIIISHVTLGETLARDYRLPEEMIDFIRTHHGYSRVEFFYHKYMKDNPEQRGNKVIEREFRYPGPLPTTKEQAIVMIADSCEAAARSLDNPTKEALEEMIERIVNSKINDNQLILAKITFRDLTIIKREILRILSSVYHHRVKYPDQQPAEQPA
- a CDS encoding GNAT family N-acetyltransferase, whose protein sequence is MPHSGPKAAYAALVQPDTLLFMQPRWLDAVCQWEAVVAKDKGGMAGLAVPRMRRWGLSQADRPPFTPYLAPVFQPADGTEASRASRCQAQLVLQLLSQLPPRARYQFLLPPGMPGLAFHHAGFGLHTRYTYRLSLQVPEAQLWSQLKSELRTQIRKAERQHLLLNVEPNLADFGALLQASDNAVAEKARALLPARVLALPGVHRLLMAYDALGTPTACVLLVHDAHTVYLNYSCIRSARQDTGVNAWLHWQAIRWAQAAGYAYFDFEGSMLPAVGRFYAQFGGELCPYLLATRAAHPLMRLRQALAILGV
- the hslU gene encoding ATP-dependent protease ATPase subunit HslU, with translation MDKALTPSHIVAELDRFIIGQKAAKKAVAIALRNRWRRMQAPAELQREIMPNNILMIGATGVGKTEIARRLAQLAQAPFIKVEASKFTEVGYVGRDVESMVRDLVEFSINMVREEEKAKCREKAATLAEEIILDKLIPPMRPTGPSIGLTQPADRAFDPGRASDAELNERTREKFREKLRQGELDTREIEIELKAPQPQVQIMGGGAVEGLDGLQDMLSNMMPRKTQLRKVPIAEARQLLTEEQAQELIDMESVQRTAIARAENSGIIFIDEIDKVVAGGGARGGGPDVSREGVQRDLLPIIEGSAVNTKYGTVHTDHILFIAAGAFHVSKPSDMIPELQGRLPIRVELESLTEADFVQILTQPQNALTRQYQALLQSEGVSIRFQPDAIEALARFAFQVNQEVENIGARRLHTMMSNLLDDILFQVPDLDPTPAFTIDAGFVAAKLDRLMQQKDLSHYIL
- the lat gene encoding L-lysine 6-transaminase, with the translated sequence MNPAEVKKVLGSHILADGMNIVMDLERSHGSYVYDSLGQRELLDFFTCFATIPLGYNHPGLKEDKAFMDNLLLAALGNPSNSDVYTEQYADFVETFGRVGIPDYLPHAFFVAGGALAVENAMKVAMDWKVQKNFEKGYTYEKGTRILHFREAFHGRSGYTMSVTNTDPTKVKYFAKFDWPRVLNPKLRFPLDEASLADVAKAEALSLRQIERAFREYKDEIAAVIIEPIQGEGGDNHFRTVYMEQLRRLCDENEALLIYDEVQMGMGATGKFWAHQHFGPNARPDIISFGKKMQVCGILAGPRVDEVETNVFRVPSRINSTWGGNLVDMVRASQILKVMEADQVLDHVALQGQYFTDQLQLLAARHKGVTNVRGRGLIVAFDLPNRHLRDQFITQGMQHNVLFLGCADRSIRFRPTLTITREDLDKGLEVIDTLLGTLPG